In Methanofollis aquaemaris, the genomic window ATGACTGAGGAGTTCACGCATGAGCGCCACCAGATGGTGGAGCGCCAGATCAGGGCGCGGGGAGTATCGGACACCCGGGTTCTCTCTGCCATGCGCGACCTCCCGCGTCACCTCTTCGTCCCCCCCGGCCTGAGAGCGGCGTCCTACGGAGACCATCCTCTCCCGATCGGGAGCGGGCAGACGATCTCCCAGCCCTACATCGTCGCCGTGATGACCGAACTCCTCGAAGTGGAGCCTGAAGATCGGGTGCTCGAGATCGGGAGCGGGAGCGGGTACCAGGCGGCCATCCTTGGGAAACTGGCACACGAGGTCTGGAGCATCGAACGCCTCCCCGAAATTGCCGACATGGCGCGCCAGAACCTGGCAACGGTCGGTGCGGAGAATGTCCATGTGGTCGCGGCGAACGGGACGCTGGGCCTCCCCGAACATGCCCCCTTCGATGCCATCATCATCACCGCCGGCACCCCGTCGGTCCCGCAGCCGCTCTTCGACCAACTCGCCGACGGCGGACGGCTCGTCGCCCCGGTCGGCGGGCGCGAACTCCAGTTCCTGGTCGTGTACACCCGGCAGGGCGACGAGATCATCCACCGTTCCTGGGGGGCGGTATGTTTCGTTCCGCTCATCGGGAGACATGGGTGGGAGGAGGGAGACCTTGTTCTATGACATCACCCGCGCCCTCACCGAAGAGATCCTCATCTTTCCGGGTGACCCGGCGCCGGTCTTCAGACAGGAGGATCACGGGGAGTATCTCCTCTCCCTCCTCTCCCTCTCGACGCACACCGGCACCCACATCGACGCCCCCTCCCACTATCTAAAAAACAACCGGACCGTCGACCTGATCGACCCGGCCAGACTGATCGGCCGGTGCCGCGTCCTCGACCTCGGCGAGCGGACGGCCATCACACGGGCCGACCTGGAGGGACGGGTCGGCGGGACCGGACGTATCCTCCTCAGGACCTGGTTCTCCGGGGAAACAGCGTTCAACCCGGAATTTCCCCACCTCACCCAGGACGCTGCATCATTCCTCGTCGAGCAGGGGATCTCCTGCGTCGGGATCGACTCCCCCTCCATCGAGGCCTATGACGGGGACGGCTCGGTCCACCGCACCCTCCTGCAGAGAGAGATAGCCATAATCGAACTCCTCGACCTCTCGGGCGTGCCCAAAGGTGACTATTATATGGCCGCACTCCCACTCCGGCTCGAAGGGCTCGACGGGTCACCGGCACGGGTGATCCTCTCCGACCAACCCATTTCATGAGGTGAATATGAATCTGATCGCATCTGCTGTTGCCGAACTCAAAGAACAGATCAAAGACTCGGGGTGCGAGGACGGTGTCGTCGCCCTCGCCCGGAACGCAACCAGACCTCTCTGCCAGTACCCGCGGGGGATGTGTGTGGAGGCCCGTTTCGGTGACCGCACCGGGCATGTCGTCACCACCGACCCCATCGAGGTCGCGACCCGCATCTCCTTCATGTACGGGGCCCCGCTCAAGAGTCCGGTCGAACGGACCGCGGCCTGCGCGATCCTCAACGCCGTCACCGGGTTCTTCTGTATCAACCGGAAGATGAACGCCTGCGACCGGGCGCACCATGCCCCGTGCCTCGCCGAACTCGCCGCAACACTCGAAGGCAAACAGGTCTGTCTCGTCGGCGAAGCGGAGGGGGTCGCCGCGGTGCTCGGAGCGTCGGTCACCGCAACACCGGAGGAGGCCGATGTCCTCCTGGTCACCGGCCCCGGACTCATCTCAGACGAGGGACTTGCCGCGGTCGAAAAGGCCCTCGGGGAAAAACAGGTGATCTTTCTCGGCCCTTCGACCGCAGGGGTGGCCACTGTTCTCGGGATAGAACACTGGTGCCCTTACGGGAACTGAATCCCTTCTTTTTTGGACCCTGTAGAATTTGACATACACCCCGGGCTCAAGCATCCGTGATGAAAATTTCTCGTTGCAGTTCTCCCGAATGCGGAGGGATACTTGATTCCTCTCCTCGCAACAGGGCACCTGAAGGATACTGTTCAATTGCCGCCCCTCGGCCATCTTCATCCATGGGGGGTCCGGGGGCAACGCCCCCCGGCGCAAGAAGGCGGTGAAGAATCTTTGGTCGGGGCAGCGATTGAGAGAGTTCAAGGATCCTTCCACACTCCAAAACGCTGCTCAGAACAATGTTCATACGACATGCCTGAGGCATGCTCCCGACTCATGCCCGATTCTACACAACCACAAAGCCCCTTCTTTTCCCGGGCGGCGCGCCCGATCCGAAACCTCATATTCTGTGACAGACCATTACCACGCATGCTTTTCGGCTCTTCAGGGATCAGAAGAAGATACTCAGGAGCATTTCCCGGGCTGGCCGCCAAGGTCGGGGTTGCCGTCGGAAAGAACGGCCTGAGCGCAGCCGTCGGCAGGGACACCAGGGTGACCGGACAACTCATAGCCGACGCCGTCACCTCCGGCATACTCTCGGCCGGCGCCGATGTCTATGACTGCGGGATTGCCCCCACACCGACCATCGCCTGCGCCGCCCGCGGCCACGCCCTCGGGGTGATGGTCACCGCCTCGCACAACCCGGAAGAGTACAACGGGATCAAACTCCTCAATCCTGACGGTTCCTCCTTCACCTCGGTCCAGCAACAGGAGACCGAGGAGGCACTTCAAGCCGATCACCTGACCGGGTGGGAGGAGCAGGGGCGGGTCCGGCCCCTCGACGCCGTCTCGATCCACATAAAGGCGATCCTCGATCAGGTTAATGTCCCTGAAGAACTGAACGCCGTCGTCGACTGCGGCAACGGAGCGGGGAGCGTGATCACCCCCCGCCTCCTCGCGGACGGGGGCGTCCATGTCCTGGCCCTTAACGCCAACCCCGAGGGCCGGTTTGTCAGGCCCTCCGAACCCCTGGAAGAGCACCTCCCGTACATGCCCGCCATGATCAGAAAACAGAACGCCGCCTGCGGGATCATTCATGACGGCGACGCAGACCGAATGATGGCCTTCGACGGGTCGGGCAGGTACATCGGCGGCGACCACCTCATGATGCTCTTCGCCGAGTACCTCGGAGCAAAACAGGTCGTCACCACCGCCGATGCCTCGATGGCCATTGAAGAGATCGCCGAGGTGCGGCGGACCCCGGTCGGGGACACCTACGTCTCAGAAGAACTTCTGAAATGGGGAGATTTCGGAGGCGAAGCGTCAGGGGCCTGGATATTCCCGAAAAATTCTCTCTGCCCGGACGGGATCTATGCGGGCGCGCTCCTCTGCGAGATCGCAGGCGAGTGGAACCTCGCAGAGACCGTCGCCGCCATGCCCAGTTACCCGATCCTGCGCGACTCGGTCAGACTCGACGACGCCCGCGAGGTGATGACCGCAATGGGCGCCGCCGTCCCGACCGACGGGATCAGGATCGAGGAGGAGGACGGGTGGTGTCTTGTCCGGGCGAGCGGGACCGAGCCGAAGGTGCGGTTCACCGCCGAGGGCAGGGATCTGGCCGCGGCAAAACGGATGATGGAGACCGGGAAAGAACGACTGAGAACCGCACATCAGGGGAGGGACATCTGATGGAGTGCGTCATCCTCGCCGCCGGCGAAGGCACCAGGATGCGTCCGCTCACCGCCGACCGCCCGAAGGTGATGCTTCCTCTCGTCAACCGCCCGATGCTCGAACACCTTGTCTGCGCCGTCAGGGACGCCGGGATCACCACCATGATACTTGTCGTCGGCTACGGCGAACGGGAAGTGCGGGAGTGGTTCGGCGACGGGAGCCGTTTCGGAGTCTCGATACGGTACGTCACCCAGCGCCATCAACTCGGTACGGGCGACGCCCTCATGGCTACGAAGGGCCTGACCACCGGCAGGTTCCTGATGCTCAACGGGGACATGATCGTCGAGAGCGGCGACCTTACCGCCCTCTGCCGGATGGGCGCCCCCTGCATGGGAGTGCATGAGTCAGATCACCCCCAGGACTACGGTGTCGTCACCCTGGAAGGCGACCAGATCACCGGGCTCGAGGAGAAGTCAAAGCATCCCAGGAGCACCTGGATCAATGCCGGGGTCTACCTCTTCGACCAGGAGATCTATGCGAGGACCGAAGGCATCTCCCTCTCAGGACGCGGCGAGTACGAACTCACCGACGCCCTCGAAGGATACATCCGCGAAGGCAGTCTCAGGACCTATCCCCTCGGCACCTGGATGGACGTCGGGGCGCCATGGGATCTCCTCGACGCCAACGCCACGCTCCTCGCCGGGATGGACACATCCTGCGAGGGCACCGTCGAGGAGGGCGTCGTCGTCCACGGCAAACTCATCGTGGGCAAAAACTCGGTCGTCAAGGCCGGAACCTACATCGAGGGAGACTGCATCATCGGCGAAGAATGCACCGTGGGGCCGCACGCCTACCTCCGGGGTTCGACCACCATTGGCGACCGCTGTCACATAGGCCATTCGGTCGAGGTGAAAAACTCGATCATCTTCGCGGAGACCAAGATCCCGCACTTCAACTACATCGGAGACTCGGTCATCGGAGGCCACTGCAACTTCGGTGCAGGGACGAAAGTGGCAAACCTCAGGCACGACCACGGCATCATCAAGGTCAACGGCCGTTCAACAGGGAGAAAGAAGTTCGGGGCCATCATCGGCGACCATGTCCTCTTCGGGATCAACTGTTCGGTGAATGTGGGCAGCGTCATCGGGAGTTACTCACTCATCGGACCGCACAGTCTCGTTGAAGGGACACTGCAGGACCGGACCGTGATCAGGTAGGTGAATGAAGATGCAGGCAGTCATTCTTGCAGCAGGAGAGGGCAAACGTCTCCGCCCCCTCACCCATGCGGTGCCTAAGGCGATGGTACCGGTGGCCAACCGCCCGATCATCGAGTACATCGTGCGGGCACTGGAGAAGAACGGGATCAGAGATATCATCGTCGTTGTCGGATACCAGAAAGAGCGGGTGATCAGGTATCTCAACAGCCTTGATCTCCCGGTGAGGGTCGTCGTCCAGGAACGGCAACTCGGCACCGCCCATGCCCTGCAGTGCGCCGCCCAGTTCATCAAGGAGGACTTCCTCCTCCTGCCAGGGGACAACTACATCGACACGGCATCGATCGCACGGATCATGCAGCAGAAAAACGCCGTCCTGACCTGGGAACACCCCTACCCCTCCAACTTCGGAGTGCTCACGATCAAAGACGGTCTTGTCAGGCAGGTCATCGAGAAACCGGACGAAGCCCCCGGGTTCACCGTCTCGACCGGGATCTTCTCCCTCGAACCAGGCTTCCTCGATTATCTCGAGAGCACCGAGATCCCGGACGCCATCAATGCCATGATCGCAGCCGACACGCCGCTCAAGGCGGTCAGGGCCGCAGACTGGCAGGACGCCATCTACCCCTGGGACCTTCTGCGGCTGAACGCCGCCCTTCTCCGGGACGTCACCCAGGAAAGGGGCGGGAAGATCGGATCGAACGTGGTGATCAGAGGCCCGGTCTCCATCGGGCGGGGGACCACCATCGGCCCGAACACCACCATCCTCGGACCGGTGGTGATCGGCGAGGACTGTGCGATCGGTCCCAACTGTGTTGTCCTCCCTGAGACCAGCATCGGTGCCAGAACCGAGATCGAACCCTTCACGATGATCGGGCGGTCCCTCATCCTTGACGATGTCAGGATCGGTTCGCACGCCCGGATCACCGATGCCGTCATCGGGACCGGGTCGCACCTTGGCGACCACATGACCACCGTGCCGCACAAGACCATTTTCTCCATCGAGGGCGAGTTGATCAGGGCGAAGTTCGGCGCCATTGTCGGCGACAACGTCAGAACCGCTCCATTTTGCGTGCTCAAAAATTGCATCATCGGCAATGGTGCAGAGGTGGAAGATGGAAAAACGATCTATGGCGATGTCCCGGATGGAGCAAGAATTATATAAAATATAAAAAAATAGGCAGAAGGACAACAGAGAGTGATGCTGTTTGTGCGGGATTGTGGGATACATCGGATGGCGAGACGCTGCCCCCCTCGTTATCGAAGGCCTGAAAAGGCTTGAGTACCGGGGTTACGACTCTTTCGGAGTCGCCACCGAAAACGGCCAGATCAGGGTCGTGAAAAAAAGCGGGAGGATCTCAGAGAACGGCGCAGATCTCACATCTCTCACCGGGCAGATCGGAATCGGCCACACGCGCTGGGCGACCCACGGGGTGCCAAACGACACCAACGCCCACCCTCACACCGACTGTACCGGCCGGATCGCCGTGGTCCACAACGGGATCATCGAGAACTACGCGCTCCTCAAGAGGAAACTCATCGAGAGGGGGCACCGGTTCAAGAGCGAGACCGACACCGAGGTGATCGCTCACCTGATCGAGGAATACTACAAGGGCGACCTCCTGACCGCAGTCGGCGAAACGCTCCGCCACCTCGAGGGCTCGTACGCCGTTCTGGCCATCGCCGAGAACGATCCCAGGATCATCGTCGCCAGGAAGAGCAGTCCCCTCGTCCTCGGGATAGGAGACGGCGAGATGCTCTGCGCCTCAGACATCACCCCGCTCCTCGAACACACCGAGCGCGCAGTCTTCCTTAAAGACGGGGACATCGCCGCCCTCACCCCCTCGCGCATCGACATCTATCATGACGGCGTCCCGGTCGAGCGGTCGGTCGACCACATTACCTGGAGCCTTGACGACGCCCGCAAAGGTGGGTTCGAACATTATATGCTCAAGGAGATCTACGAGCAGCCAAAGGTCTTCTTCGACACCGTCAAGTCGACCGAGAACGACAGCCGCCTGCCAATGCTCAGGATCCCGGCCGAGGTGACGGTGGTCGCCTGCGGCACGTCGTACCATGCGGCCCTCATCTTCCGCTACCTCGCAGAGGAGTACAGCCACAAACGAGTGAGTGTGGAATTTGCCTCAGAGTTCAAATATTACACCCCGCCGATCAGAGACATGGTCATCGCAGTGACCCAGTCGGGAGAGACTGCAGACACGCTCGCTGCGATCGAACGGGCAAAATCCAGAAACTGCTCGACCCTTGCGATCACCAATGTCCTGGGAAGTTCGATCACCAGAATCGCCGACTGGACTCTCTTCATGTGTGCGGGACCGGAGATCTCGGTCGCCGCGACCAAGTCCTTCACCGCACAACTGGCGGTCTTTATGGCGATTCTCAACGAGATGTGCGACGGGAGGTTCACCGACACCCTTGCCCGCGCCCATTGCTCTGTCGAGCGGGTGCTCTCGTACGAACTCGAAGACGCGGTCGCGATCATCAAAAATGCCTCGGAGATGTTCTATGTCGGCCGCGGGGTCTTCTACCCGGTGGCGCTCGAAGGGGCACTGAAGATGAAGGAGATCTCATACATCCATGCCGAGGGATACGCAGCCGGCGAACTGAAACACGGCCCCTTCGCCCTCCTCTCCGAGGAGACGCCGGTGGTCGCGATCTGCACCCCCTCGCCGACCTATGGTGTAATGCTCTCCAACATCAAGGAGATGAAGGCGCGCGGCGCCCCGGTCATCGGCATCGGGGCCGAAGGAGACACCGAAGCCCAGAGTATCGTCGATGTCTTCATCCCGGTCCCCGAAGACCACCAGATCGTCCAGGCGCTCACGGTCTCGGTGGTCCTCCAGCTCCTCGCGTACCATACCGCCATAGCCTTAAACCGGGATATCGATAAACCTAGAAACCTAGCTAAGAGTGTGACCGTCGAATGATCGAATACGGCAGGAACAGAGTAGGAGAGGGTGCACGCATCTTTGATCCGGTCACCCTCGGATTCCCCTCACGAGACCGGATGGGGAATGAGGACTATCTCGGAACCATTATCGGGAGAGATGCAGTCCTCAGGTCGGGGACCGTGATCTACTGCGATGTAGAGATCGGCGACGGGTTCTCGACCGGGCATAACGTAATGATCAGGGAGC contains:
- a CDS encoding phosphopentomutase/phosphoglucosamine mutase encodes the protein MLFGSSGIRRRYSGAFPGLAAKVGVAVGKNGLSAAVGRDTRVTGQLIADAVTSGILSAGADVYDCGIAPTPTIACAARGHALGVMVTASHNPEEYNGIKLLNPDGSSFTSVQQQETEEALQADHLTGWEEQGRVRPLDAVSIHIKAILDQVNVPEELNAVVDCGNGAGSVITPRLLADGGVHVLALNANPEGRFVRPSEPLEEHLPYMPAMIRKQNAACGIIHDGDADRMMAFDGSGRYIGGDHLMMLFAEYLGAKQVVTTADASMAIEEIAEVRRTPVGDTYVSEELLKWGDFGGEASGAWIFPKNSLCPDGIYAGALLCEIAGEWNLAETVAAMPSYPILRDSVRLDDAREVMTAMGAAVPTDGIRIEEEDGWCLVRASGTEPKVRFTAEGRDLAAAKRMMETGKERLRTAHQGRDI
- the glmS gene encoding glutamine--fructose-6-phosphate transaminase (isomerizing), giving the protein MCGIVGYIGWRDAAPLVIEGLKRLEYRGYDSFGVATENGQIRVVKKSGRISENGADLTSLTGQIGIGHTRWATHGVPNDTNAHPHTDCTGRIAVVHNGIIENYALLKRKLIERGHRFKSETDTEVIAHLIEEYYKGDLLTAVGETLRHLEGSYAVLAIAENDPRIIVARKSSPLVLGIGDGEMLCASDITPLLEHTERAVFLKDGDIAALTPSRIDIYHDGVPVERSVDHITWSLDDARKGGFEHYMLKEIYEQPKVFFDTVKSTENDSRLPMLRIPAEVTVVACGTSYHAALIFRYLAEEYSHKRVSVEFASEFKYYTPPIRDMVIAVTQSGETADTLAAIERAKSRNCSTLAITNVLGSSITRIADWTLFMCAGPEISVAATKSFTAQLAVFMAILNEMCDGRFTDTLARAHCSVERVLSYELEDAVAIIKNASEMFYVGRGVFYPVALEGALKMKEISYIHAEGYAAGELKHGPFALLSEETPVVAICTPSPTYGVMLSNIKEMKARGAPVIGIGAEGDTEAQSIVDVFIPVPEDHQIVQALTVSVVLQLLAYHTAIALNRDIDKPRNLAKSVTVE
- a CDS encoding cyclase family protein: MFYDITRALTEEILIFPGDPAPVFRQEDHGEYLLSLLSLSTHTGTHIDAPSHYLKNNRTVDLIDPARLIGRCRVLDLGERTAITRADLEGRVGGTGRILLRTWFSGETAFNPEFPHLTQDAASFLVEQGISCVGIDSPSIEAYDGDGSVHRTLLQREIAIIELLDLSGVPKGDYYMAALPLRLEGLDGSPARVILSDQPIS
- a CDS encoding protein-L-isoaspartate(D-aspartate) O-methyltransferase is translated as MTEEFTHERHQMVERQIRARGVSDTRVLSAMRDLPRHLFVPPGLRAASYGDHPLPIGSGQTISQPYIVAVMTELLEVEPEDRVLEIGSGSGYQAAILGKLAHEVWSIERLPEIADMARQNLATVGAENVHVVAANGTLGLPEHAPFDAIIITAGTPSVPQPLFDQLADGGRLVAPVGGRELQFLVVYTRQGDEIIHRSWGAVCFVPLIGRHGWEEGDLVL
- the glmU gene encoding bifunctional sugar-1-phosphate nucleotidylyltransferase/acetyltransferase, producing MQAVILAAGEGKRLRPLTHAVPKAMVPVANRPIIEYIVRALEKNGIRDIIVVVGYQKERVIRYLNSLDLPVRVVVQERQLGTAHALQCAAQFIKEDFLLLPGDNYIDTASIARIMQQKNAVLTWEHPYPSNFGVLTIKDGLVRQVIEKPDEAPGFTVSTGIFSLEPGFLDYLESTEIPDAINAMIAADTPLKAVRAADWQDAIYPWDLLRLNAALLRDVTQERGGKIGSNVVIRGPVSIGRGTTIGPNTTILGPVVIGEDCAIGPNCVVLPETSIGARTEIEPFTMIGRSLILDDVRIGSHARITDAVIGTGSHLGDHMTTVPHKTIFSIEGELIRAKFGAIVGDNVRTAPFCVLKNCIIGNGAEVEDGKTIYGDVPDGARII
- the glmU gene encoding bifunctional sugar-1-phosphate nucleotidylyltransferase/acetyltransferase, with product MECVILAAGEGTRMRPLTADRPKVMLPLVNRPMLEHLVCAVRDAGITTMILVVGYGEREVREWFGDGSRFGVSIRYVTQRHQLGTGDALMATKGLTTGRFLMLNGDMIVESGDLTALCRMGAPCMGVHESDHPQDYGVVTLEGDQITGLEEKSKHPRSTWINAGVYLFDQEIYARTEGISLSGRGEYELTDALEGYIREGSLRTYPLGTWMDVGAPWDLLDANATLLAGMDTSCEGTVEEGVVVHGKLIVGKNSVVKAGTYIEGDCIIGEECTVGPHAYLRGSTTIGDRCHIGHSVEVKNSIIFAETKIPHFNYIGDSVIGGHCNFGAGTKVANLRHDHGIIKVNGRSTGRKKFGAIIGDHVLFGINCSVNVGSVIGSYSLIGPHSLVEGTLQDRTVIR